A genomic region of Brevibacillus sp. JNUCC-41 contains the following coding sequences:
- a CDS encoding alpha-keto acid decarboxylase family protein produces MTEKRTLGQYLYNCLKAEGITEIFGVPGDYNFSLLDTLEDYDGIEFINGRNELNAGYAADAYARVKGISALITTFGVGEMSACNAIAGAYSENVPLIHIVGSPKSMMQQEKELAHHTFMNGDFDVFRKVYEHITSYTAILTPENAAREIPAAIRIAKEKKKPVYLVVAIDLVEKPLVSHGETSENVAKTNVDALQSAVKHIKGMLEHVNKAVLIVDVKTLRYNLQKPVLQLAEKLNVPVASLMQGKSGFDESHPQYIGVYGGAFGSKDVTQTVEEADFIIAVGAVWSDVNTSKGTAKLNPLKMVEIQPDTVKVGEASYMNVKAEEILNALQDIGYRQNESVGNISFPYDTMVEDPSAPLKAASYYPRIQQMLKENDIVVTETGTFSYGMSQVRLPKGATYIAQGGWQSIGYATPAAFGACIADRNRRVLLFTGDGSIQLTAQEISSMLENGCKPIVFILNNNGYTIEKFLNVKVDIEKQKYNEIPEWNYTKLAEAFGQEAFTAKVETNGELDDAITNAQNADKLCLIELVVKDQMDAPEYLQKMRQYLEKQEKLK; encoded by the coding sequence ACTGCTTAAAAGCAGAAGGCATTACAGAGATTTTTGGTGTGCCTGGAGACTATAATTTCTCATTGCTAGATACTTTGGAAGATTACGATGGGATTGAGTTCATTAATGGACGAAATGAACTCAATGCAGGATACGCTGCGGACGCTTATGCCCGTGTGAAGGGAATTTCGGCACTCATCACCACCTTTGGTGTCGGTGAAATGAGCGCATGTAATGCAATCGCTGGCGCGTACAGTGAGAATGTGCCGCTCATACATATTGTCGGCTCGCCAAAGTCCATGATGCAACAGGAGAAGGAGCTTGCCCATCATACGTTTATGAATGGAGATTTTGATGTTTTCCGTAAGGTTTATGAGCATATCACCAGTTATACGGCAATTCTTACACCAGAAAATGCAGCAAGGGAGATACCGGCTGCAATCAGGATCGCGAAAGAAAAGAAAAAGCCCGTTTATTTGGTAGTGGCTATCGATCTTGTTGAAAAACCGTTGGTTTCTCACGGTGAGACTTCTGAAAATGTGGCCAAAACGAATGTCGATGCGCTGCAGTCAGCAGTGAAGCATATAAAAGGGATGCTAGAACATGTGAACAAAGCGGTTCTGATTGTCGACGTGAAAACACTTCGTTATAACCTGCAGAAACCCGTACTGCAGCTCGCTGAGAAGTTAAATGTTCCAGTTGCTTCGCTAATGCAGGGAAAAAGCGGGTTTGATGAGAGCCATCCCCAGTATATCGGTGTTTACGGCGGAGCTTTCGGAAGTAAGGATGTCACTCAGACTGTTGAAGAAGCGGATTTCATCATAGCCGTTGGAGCTGTTTGGTCAGACGTCAATACCTCCAAAGGTACAGCAAAGCTTAACCCGTTGAAAATGGTGGAAATTCAACCTGATACAGTTAAAGTGGGGGAAGCCAGCTATATGAATGTCAAGGCGGAGGAAATTCTAAATGCACTCCAGGACATTGGGTACCGGCAGAACGAATCTGTGGGAAACATCTCATTTCCTTATGACACAATGGTTGAAGACCCATCAGCACCATTGAAGGCCGCTTCTTATTATCCTCGAATTCAGCAAATGTTAAAAGAAAATGACATTGTGGTCACGGAAACAGGAACATTCTCTTATGGCATGTCACAGGTCAGGTTGCCGAAAGGGGCGACCTACATAGCTCAGGGAGGCTGGCAAAGCATCGGATATGCCACGCCCGCAGCTTTCGGTGCTTGCATAGCGGATAGAAACCGGCGTGTTCTTTTGTTCACCGGGGACGGATCGATACAGCTGACGGCACAGGAAATAAGCTCGATGCTGGAGAACGGCTGCAAGCCCATCGTGTTTATTCTAAACAATAACGGTTACACGATAGAAAAATTCTTGAACGTAAAAGTCGATATAGAAAAACAGAAATACAACGAGATACCAGAGTGGAATTATACAAAACTGGCTGAAGCGTTTGGTCAAGAGGCATTTACAGCAAAAGTCGAGACGAATGGTGAACTGGATGATGCCATTACAAATGCTCAGAACGCTGATAAGCTTTGCCTTATAGAATTGGTCGTGAAAGATCAAATGGATGCCCCGGAATATTTGCAAAAAATGAGGCAGTATCTTGAAAAACAAGAGAAACTAAAGTAA
- a CDS encoding C40 family peptidase: MNNSKNSFILAGTIIGTLVAGTSAYAGSYQVKSGDTLDGISKANHTTVQTLKSQNHLTSNLIFPGQVLKVNNLNNHTDKNIDKTEKYVVKLGDTLSKIAKKYNISLSALLKLNTDISNSDRIYIGQSIRVSGKAPASSSAAKNSPSNATYRVKSGDTLDKIARVNNMTVKQLKSKNNLTSNLIFPGQVLKVNTLNNYTNTNNSKNTTEVYVVKLGDSLSTISKRYNLSLSALLKMNPTISNSNRIRIGQSIRVSGQVSGSAIKKQSKSNKADQVLAAGAKYMGAKYVYGASTSRTDVFDCSSFTLRAFQSAGVSLPRNSVAQSHVGTMVSSKSLQKGDLVFFDTNNDGVINHVGIYAGNGQMLNASTSKGVSYADINSSYWGPSFVKAVRVLN, from the coding sequence ATGAACAATTCTAAAAACTCTTTCATTCTTGCAGGTACTATTATAGGTACCCTAGTGGCAGGCACTTCCGCTTATGCTGGTTCTTATCAAGTTAAATCAGGGGACACCCTTGATGGAATCTCTAAAGCTAATCATACAACTGTCCAAACATTAAAGTCTCAAAACCATTTGACCAGTAACCTTATTTTTCCCGGCCAAGTCTTGAAGGTTAATAACCTTAACAACCATACAGATAAAAATATAGATAAAACCGAAAAATATGTGGTTAAACTGGGGGATACTTTATCAAAAATTGCTAAAAAGTATAACATTTCCCTTAGTGCCCTGCTTAAATTAAATACTGATATTTCTAATTCAGATCGCATTTATATTGGCCAATCCATCCGGGTTTCCGGAAAAGCCCCTGCATCTAGCTCTGCGGCTAAAAACAGTCCTTCTAATGCTACATATAGGGTCAAATCCGGTGACACCCTGGATAAGATTGCTAGAGTCAATAATATGACTGTCAAACAATTAAAGTCTAAAAACAATTTGACTAGTAACCTTATTTTTCCTGGCCAGGTCTTGAAGGTTAATACCCTTAACAACTATACGAATACGAATAATAGTAAAAATACAACAGAAGTTTATGTGGTTAAATTAGGGGATTCCTTATCAACAATCTCTAAAAGATATAACCTTTCCCTTAGTGCCTTACTTAAAATGAACCCTACTATTTCCAATTCAAATCGTATTCGTATTGGCCAATCCATCCGGGTTTCCGGACAAGTCTCAGGATCTGCAATTAAAAAACAGTCCAAATCGAACAAAGCAGATCAAGTTTTGGCTGCTGGCGCTAAATATATGGGAGCGAAGTATGTTTACGGTGCTAGCACTTCACGCACTGATGTGTTTGATTGCTCTTCATTCACATTAAGGGCATTCCAAAGTGCAGGTGTTTCCTTGCCTCGAAATTCAGTGGCACAATCACACGTTGGTACAATGGTATCTTCAAAATCCCTCCAAAAAGGGGATTTAGTATTTTTCGATACCAACAATGATGGTGTAATCAATCATGTGGGAATTTATGCCGGTAATGGTCAAATGCTGAATGCTTCCACATCTAAAGGTGTATCCTACGCTGACATCAACAGTTCTTACTGGGGACCTAGCTTTGTAAAGGCAGTCCGAGTTCTTAACTAA
- a CDS encoding TIGR03943 family putative permease subunit: MGRLFILLGLTFLFMHLHASGNISKYINMEYSYVSQIAIYILAIFTLMGSYLYFKEDNQEEGDDCQCGHDHSQENKKWKMNLTYLLFFIPILTGLFLPVATMDSNIVEKKGFHFPVYEDSDEYSQHQFLQPDTSLYYGKDDYLTLMDNSLKGLVDRDSLQLTDENYLNDLEAIYYSPGKFTGKQITLTGFSYNSNELAKNQVFLFRFGVIHCVADSGVFGMLIEFPEGMHPKNDEWYSVKGELESIYYQPFKKTIPLLKVSSHSKIAEPDDPYVYRQY; this comes from the coding sequence ATGGGAAGATTATTCATATTACTTGGACTTACTTTTTTATTCATGCATTTACACGCCTCAGGGAATATATCGAAATACATTAATATGGAATATTCATATGTTTCACAGATTGCCATCTATATATTGGCAATATTCACGTTAATGGGATCTTACTTATATTTTAAGGAAGATAATCAAGAAGAAGGTGATGATTGTCAGTGCGGACATGATCACTCCCAGGAAAATAAGAAATGGAAAATGAACCTTACTTACTTACTATTCTTCATTCCCATTTTAACCGGTCTTTTTTTGCCTGTTGCCACTATGGACTCCAATATTGTAGAAAAAAAGGGGTTTCATTTCCCAGTATATGAAGACTCAGATGAATATAGCCAGCATCAATTCCTGCAGCCGGATACGAGTCTTTATTATGGCAAGGATGACTATTTAACTTTAATGGATAACTCTCTCAAAGGCTTGGTTGATCGTGATAGTCTTCAATTAACAGATGAAAACTACCTAAACGATTTAGAAGCCATCTATTACTCTCCTGGAAAGTTCACTGGCAAGCAAATAACGTTAACCGGATTTTCGTACAATTCAAATGAGCTAGCCAAAAACCAGGTATTCTTGTTCCGGTTTGGGGTCATTCACTGTGTCGCGGACTCTGGGGTATTCGGTATGCTAATCGAATTTCCTGAAGGAATGCATCCCAAAAATGATGAGTGGTATTCCGTGAAAGGTGAATTGGAATCCATTTATTATCAGCCATTCAAGAAAACCATTCCCCTGCTCAAAGTATCATCACATAGTAAAATCGCTGAACCGGATGATCCCTACGTTTATAGACAATATTAA
- a CDS encoding permease, producing the protein MMNVQALLQMNTIFISILIESLPFILLGVLISGIIQMFVSEEMIAKIIPKNPILSVLTAIGAGVFFLACECGIVPITRRLIAKGVPLSAAIAFMLSAPILNPIVLFSTYIAFGNSWSMVFYRGGIAFVVVLIIACILSFQFKTNQLKQEHIEHIHQHKLTFKDKITGMFKHSIEEFFSVGKYLIIGALLAAAIQTFLKTSLLLEIGQGKLSGNAVMMALSYVMSLCSQADAFVASSFRSTFSPSSLVAFLVFGAMFDIKNTIMLLGTFKTKFVLCLMAYIFISVLGLTLLFIS; encoded by the coding sequence ATGATGAACGTTCAGGCCCTTTTGCAAATGAATACAATTTTTATTAGTATCCTAATTGAATCCCTTCCCTTCATTTTACTGGGAGTCCTTATATCTGGAATCATCCAAATGTTTGTGTCAGAAGAGATGATTGCAAAAATCATTCCGAAAAATCCAATCTTATCTGTTCTAACCGCAATAGGTGCAGGAGTCTTTTTTCTTGCCTGCGAGTGCGGGATTGTCCCGATTACCCGCCGTTTGATCGCAAAAGGGGTTCCTCTTTCAGCGGCCATTGCCTTTATGCTTTCTGCACCCATTCTCAATCCGATTGTCCTGTTTTCCACCTATATAGCGTTTGGTAATAGCTGGAGCATGGTTTTCTATCGTGGTGGAATTGCATTCGTGGTCGTCCTGATCATTGCATGCATCCTGTCTTTTCAGTTTAAGACAAATCAGCTTAAACAGGAACATATCGAACATATACATCAACATAAACTTACATTTAAAGACAAAATAACGGGAATGTTCAAACACTCGATTGAAGAGTTCTTTTCTGTTGGAAAATACTTAATCATTGGTGCATTGCTGGCAGCTGCCATTCAAACTTTTTTGAAAACATCCCTATTGCTTGAAATCGGTCAAGGAAAACTATCCGGGAATGCAGTCATGATGGCTTTGTCCTATGTCATGTCCTTGTGTTCCCAAGCGGATGCCTTTGTTGCAAGTTCTTTTAGAAGTACCTTCTCGCCCTCTTCACTAGTTGCTTTTCTTGTATTCGGGGCCATGTTTGATATTAAAAATACAATCATGCTTTTAGGTACCTTCAAAACAAAATTCGTTTTATGTTTGATGGCCTATATATTCATTTCCGTCTTAGGCCTAACTTTATTGTTTATTTCTTAA
- a CDS encoding DNA-3-methyladenine glycosylase — protein MINHSILPADFYQQPTLELAKSLLGCLIVKETADGTASGFIVETEAYIGPGDKAAHSFGNRRTKRTEVMFGNSGLIYTYVMHTHTLVNVVSGGPENPEAILIRAVEPYSGLELMQERRGIADIRKWTDGPGKLTKALGITMDDYGRTFTDPPLYLAAGKMPEHISSGPRVGIDNSGAAKDYPWRFWITDNPFISRKNLINKAVPKK, from the coding sequence ATGATAAACCATTCAATTTTACCCGCAGATTTTTATCAGCAGCCCACGCTTGAACTGGCGAAATCCCTTCTCGGCTGCCTCATTGTAAAAGAAACAGCGGATGGAACCGCTTCTGGATTCATTGTTGAAACAGAGGCCTATATCGGACCAGGGGACAAGGCCGCACATAGTTTTGGAAATAGAAGGACAAAACGGACGGAAGTGATGTTCGGTAATTCCGGATTGATTTACACTTACGTCATGCACACACATACACTGGTCAATGTCGTAAGCGGCGGGCCTGAAAATCCGGAGGCCATTTTAATTCGAGCTGTTGAACCCTATTCAGGGCTTGAGTTAATGCAGGAAAGACGCGGAATTGCCGATATTCGAAAATGGACCGATGGACCTGGGAAGCTAACAAAGGCACTAGGCATCACCATGGATGATTATGGTCGAACTTTTACGGATCCCCCGCTATATCTTGCTGCCGGAAAAATGCCTGAACACATATCCAGCGGCCCCCGCGTCGGAATCGACAACTCCGGGGCAGCAAAAGATTATCCTTGGCGTTTCTGGATTACCGACAATCCGTTCATATCCCGTAAAAACCTAATTAATAAAGCTGTGCCGAAAAAATGA
- a CDS encoding MDR family MFS transporter: MQMEKKSVNTKLVLTGLIIGMFFSSLEQTIVGTAMPTIIGELNGFTIFAWVTTAYLIASTTVVPIVGKLSDLYGRRSLYLLGTIIFTIGSFLCATATSMEQLIIYRGLQGIGGGMIMPLSQTIIGDIFSAEQRAKWQGVFGALFGLSSVIGPFLGGLIVDHISWHWIFLINVPTGLLSAILIYVGLKHEAIRKAEKVNIDYLGIFTLIPGIVLLLLGLTFGGDKFEWLSLESFLIFGSTIVFIALFIIFERRAVEPILDLSLFKNRVFSTTNILGFLLGLGMFGAIMFVPLFMQGVLGVSPTKAGSTMTPMMVGMILSSIIGGRLLLKFRFRTVLTFGMAFATLGFFLMSMMDSSTTIFTAYSFMAILGIGMGLVMPTLMIAVQNEFPKSQLGSVTAASTFFRSIGGTMGITILNAVMNHNLQQNMDDAVVSQKDPILHEALKALADKTDALFNIMLYPENLKMPAEVSNVLVKTIENAWVDAFSSVFITGIFFVSAGILVALSVGSGRIKRDQETEKELD, from the coding sequence ATGCAAATGGAAAAAAAATCAGTTAATACCAAGCTAGTTTTAACAGGATTGATCATAGGAATGTTTTTCAGTTCATTGGAACAGACGATCGTCGGTACGGCCATGCCGACAATTATCGGGGAATTGAATGGTTTTACCATATTTGCATGGGTGACGACTGCCTATTTAATAGCCTCAACGACTGTCGTACCCATTGTTGGAAAGCTATCTGATTTATATGGCAGGCGTTCCCTTTATCTGCTTGGTACGATCATTTTTACGATTGGTTCGTTTTTATGTGCCACAGCCACTTCGATGGAGCAATTGATCATTTATAGAGGGCTGCAGGGAATCGGCGGCGGGATGATCATGCCTTTATCCCAAACGATCATCGGCGATATATTCTCTGCCGAACAAAGAGCCAAATGGCAGGGTGTATTTGGAGCTCTTTTTGGTTTAAGTTCCGTCATCGGTCCTTTTCTGGGCGGCCTGATCGTTGACCATATCAGCTGGCATTGGATCTTTTTGATCAATGTACCGACGGGCTTACTATCTGCCATTTTGATTTATGTAGGATTGAAACATGAAGCCATAAGGAAAGCAGAGAAGGTGAATATCGATTACCTGGGGATTTTCACCTTGATTCCTGGTATTGTGCTGTTACTGCTGGGCTTGACCTTCGGTGGTGATAAATTTGAATGGTTATCACTGGAATCTTTCTTGATTTTCGGCAGCACCATTGTCTTCATTGCCCTATTCATCATTTTTGAAAGAAGAGCAGTCGAACCGATCCTTGATTTATCCCTTTTTAAAAATAGAGTTTTTTCCACCACGAATATTTTGGGATTCCTGCTTGGCCTTGGAATGTTCGGGGCAATCATGTTCGTCCCGCTGTTCATGCAAGGCGTACTGGGAGTTTCACCAACAAAAGCGGGATCGACCATGACTCCGATGATGGTCGGCATGATTCTTTCCAGCATCATTGGTGGGCGGTTACTATTGAAATTCCGTTTTCGTACTGTGCTTACCTTTGGAATGGCCTTTGCAACGCTTGGCTTCTTCCTAATGAGCATGATGGACAGCAGTACGACTATATTCACTGCGTACTCATTCATGGCCATCCTTGGAATAGGTATGGGTCTTGTCATGCCGACATTGATGATTGCCGTTCAAAACGAGTTTCCAAAATCCCAACTAGGGTCGGTTACAGCTGCTTCCACATTCTTCCGATCTATAGGAGGAACGATGGGCATCACGATCTTGAACGCTGTCATGAATCACAATCTCCAGCAAAATATGGATGATGCGGTCGTAAGCCAAAAGGACCCTATATTGCATGAGGCACTGAAAGCATTGGCCGATAAAACGGATGCGTTATTCAACATCATGCTTTATCCGGAAAACCTTAAAATGCCGGCAGAAGTCAGCAATGTCCTTGTAAAAACGATTGAAAATGCTTGGGTCGATGCATTCTCCAGCGTTTTCATCACCGGTATCTTTTTTGTTTCCGCGGGGATATTAGTGGCACTTTCCGTAGGTTCAGGCCGTATCAAAAGAGATCAAGAAACGGAAAAAGAATTAGACTAA
- the proC gene encoding pyrroline-5-carboxylate reductase has protein sequence MNKKIGFIGCGKMGEAMLEGMLLAEVISPEGIMVSTASAETKTKITTKYNVKGTLDNLEVAGFADILFLGIQPAMHKQVLEEVKNHVKEEAVIITMAAGITISLVESSFGKKVKVIRTMPNTPSLVGEGMTAMSINAEITDADIEDVTFLLNSFGKTEILHEDLMDAVPAISGSSPAYVYMFIEALADGGVRDGIPRKQAYRMAAQAVMGAAKMVLETERHPAALKDDVCTPGGSTIAAVASLEENQLRSSILQAMKSCTDKTKGFSK, from the coding sequence ATGAATAAAAAAATCGGGTTTATTGGATGCGGCAAAATGGGTGAGGCAATGCTTGAGGGCATGTTGCTTGCAGAGGTCATTTCACCTGAAGGGATCATGGTCAGTACTGCGAGTGCGGAAACTAAAACTAAAATCACCACGAAATATAACGTTAAAGGCACTTTGGATAATTTAGAGGTTGCTGGTTTTGCCGACATTCTCTTTCTAGGGATCCAACCTGCCATGCATAAGCAAGTACTTGAAGAAGTGAAGAATCATGTGAAAGAAGAAGCTGTAATCATTACCATGGCAGCTGGGATCACTATATCTTTAGTTGAGAGCAGCTTCGGAAAAAAAGTGAAGGTTATCCGGACGATGCCAAACACTCCTTCGCTTGTCGGTGAAGGCATGACGGCCATGAGCATCAATGCTGAAATTACCGATGCTGATATAGAGGATGTGACTTTTTTGCTGAATAGTTTCGGTAAAACGGAAATCCTCCATGAAGATTTGATGGACGCAGTACCGGCCATCAGCGGTTCGTCGCCTGCTTATGTATACATGTTCATCGAGGCGCTGGCTGATGGAGGGGTCCGTGATGGAATTCCACGGAAACAAGCGTACCGAATGGCAGCACAAGCTGTAATGGGGGCTGCTAAAATGGTACTGGAAACGGAAAGGCATCCTGCTGCTTTAAAGGATGATGTCTGCACGCCGGGAGGGTCAACGATAGCTGCGGTAGCGTCTTTAGAAGAGAATCAGCTAAGATCCAGCATTCTGCAAGCAATGAAGTCCTGCACGGATAAAACGAAAGGTTTCAGCAAATGA
- a CDS encoding FAD-binding oxidoreductase, whose translation MNGYIEKLRKILTEEQVTVNETLLEQHSHDESYHTPHLPDMVIYPRDTAEVSAVMRFANEHEIPVIPFGLGSSLEGHVVPVKGGISLDLSLMNQILEIRENDFLVKVQPGVTRTQLNKELKKFGLFFSVDPGADATLGGMAATNASGTTSVKYGIMRDQVRDLEVVLANGEVIHSGSLATKSSSGIHLNGLFVGSEGTLGVFTELTLKIYGIPEVTMAGRASFPTVEQAVSAVNGIMLAGIPIARIELVDAESIKKVNQFMDKSYDVKPTLFLEFHGNFAGLEQDVKFAKEIVSDFGCGDIQFETDSKARNALWEARHNLAYAFIHSASGKKLMVTDVSVPLHELSNAILDTRKKVEQSKVEGAIVGHVGDGNYHVLFMIDLKNPEEVKEAKRLNEEIVEYALTKGGTCTGEHGVGLGKSKYQRREHGGAYEVMKTIKQALDPKGIMNPGKIFID comes from the coding sequence ATGAATGGTTATATAGAAAAATTAAGGAAGATACTGACGGAAGAACAAGTAACGGTGAATGAAACATTATTGGAACAGCATAGCCATGATGAATCCTACCATACTCCGCATTTACCGGATATGGTCATATATCCAAGGGATACTGCGGAAGTAAGCGCAGTCATGCGGTTTGCGAATGAGCATGAAATACCGGTCATTCCTTTTGGATTGGGTTCAAGTTTGGAGGGGCATGTCGTTCCTGTCAAGGGTGGAATTTCCCTGGATTTGTCCTTGATGAATCAAATATTGGAAATCAGGGAAAATGATTTCCTAGTGAAGGTCCAACCAGGTGTGACAAGGACGCAACTCAATAAAGAATTAAAAAAATTCGGTTTGTTCTTTTCCGTCGATCCTGGTGCAGATGCTACATTGGGAGGGATGGCAGCCACGAATGCAAGTGGTACGACCTCGGTCAAATATGGGATAATGCGGGATCAAGTCAGGGATCTGGAAGTGGTTTTAGCAAACGGTGAAGTCATTCATTCCGGAAGTTTAGCGACAAAGTCATCTTCAGGCATTCATTTGAATGGCTTGTTTGTCGGATCTGAAGGTACGCTAGGTGTATTTACTGAACTGACATTAAAGATATATGGCATTCCTGAAGTCACAATGGCTGGGAGGGCCTCATTTCCAACCGTCGAACAGGCAGTATCTGCGGTTAATGGGATCATGCTTGCTGGAATTCCGATTGCACGAATTGAATTGGTTGATGCCGAGTCCATAAAAAAGGTTAATCAATTCATGGACAAATCCTATGATGTCAAGCCAACTTTATTCCTCGAGTTTCATGGGAATTTTGCCGGCCTGGAACAGGACGTCAAATTTGCCAAGGAAATCGTAAGTGATTTTGGCTGTGGCGATATTCAGTTTGAAACCGATTCAAAAGCACGGAATGCCTTATGGGAAGCACGCCATAACCTCGCTTACGCATTCATTCACAGCGCATCTGGAAAGAAGCTGATGGTGACCGACGTAAGTGTGCCCCTTCATGAATTATCGAATGCCATACTGGATACAAGGAAGAAAGTCGAACAATCCAAAGTGGAGGGTGCGATCGTAGGACATGTAGGTGACGGGAATTATCACGTATTGTTCATGATCGATCTGAAAAATCCTGAAGAAGTAAAAGAAGCGAAGAGGTTAAATGAAGAAATCGTCGAATATGCATTAACAAAAGGCGGTACATGTACGGGTGAACATGGAGTAGGACTTGGAAAATCGAAGTATCAAAGAAGGGAGCATGGAGGAGCTTACGAAGTGATGAAAACGATCAAACAGGCATTGGATCCGAAAGGAATAATGAATCCTGGGAAGATCTTCATAGATTAA
- the ald gene encoding alanine dehydrogenase, translating into MRIGIPKEIKNNENRVAITPAGVVALVNAGHEVLIEMNAGLGSSFTNESYQEAGAVIVEDAASVWSSTDMIMKVKEPISSEYKYFRKDLILFTYLHLAAEPALTQALKESGVLAIAYETVAVNRTLPLLTPMSEVAGRMAAQIGAQFLEKNNGGKGILLSGVPGVKRGKVAVVGGGMVGTNAAKIAIGLGADVTILDLSPDRLRQLDDIFGNELTTLISNPYNIAEAVKDADLVIGAVLIPGAKAPKLVTEEMVKSMSPGSVIVDVAIDQGGIFETVDHITTHDNPTYVKHGVVHYAVANMPGAVPQTSTVALTNVTVPFALQIANKGAIKAILENDALAKGVNVANGEITFEAVATDLGYNYVSVENALNSNNINA; encoded by the coding sequence ATGAGAATAGGAATTCCAAAAGAGATTAAAAACAATGAAAACCGTGTAGCTATCACTCCAGCCGGGGTTGTGGCATTAGTCAATGCAGGTCACGAAGTATTAATCGAAATGAACGCAGGTCTAGGAAGCAGTTTTACAAATGAATCATATCAGGAAGCTGGTGCTGTTATAGTCGAGGACGCTGCTAGCGTTTGGTCAAGCACAGATATGATCATGAAAGTAAAAGAGCCTATCTCATCTGAATATAAATATTTCCGAAAAGATTTAATCCTTTTCACATATTTACATCTTGCGGCTGAACCGGCACTAACTCAGGCCCTAAAAGAAAGCGGTGTCTTGGCCATTGCTTATGAAACGGTTGCAGTAAACCGCACACTACCATTATTGACTCCAATGAGTGAAGTTGCAGGACGCATGGCTGCACAAATCGGTGCTCAGTTCCTTGAAAAAAATAACGGCGGCAAAGGAATACTTTTAAGCGGAGTTCCTGGAGTTAAACGTGGTAAAGTCGCTGTTGTCGGCGGAGGTATGGTTGGAACGAATGCTGCTAAAATCGCTATTGGATTAGGCGCAGATGTTACCATTCTTGACTTAAGCCCTGACCGCCTTCGTCAGCTTGATGATATTTTCGGAAATGAACTGACTACACTTATCTCCAACCCTTATAATATTGCGGAAGCAGTCAAAGATGCCGATTTAGTGATCGGTGCTGTATTGATTCCAGGTGCAAAAGCTCCTAAGCTCGTTACTGAAGAAATGGTTAAATCGATGTCTCCTGGTTCAGTCATTGTCGATGTTGCAATCGACCAAGGCGGTATCTTTGAAACGGTCGACCACATAACAACACATGATAACCCTACTTATGTTAAACATGGAGTAGTGCATTATGCAGTGGCGAATATGCCAGGAGCAGTGCCTCAAACTTCTACAGTTGCATTAACTAACGTAACAGTACCATTCGCACTTCAAATTGCAAACAAAGGTGCCATCAAAGCGATCCTTGAAAATGATGCACTTGCAAAAGGCGTCAATGTAGCGAACGGTGAAATCACGTTCGAAGCAGTTGCCACAGACCTTGGCTACAACTATGTAAGTGTTGAAAATGCCTTAAATTCAAATAACATTAACGCTTAA